The following coding sequences lie in one Arthrobacter sp. SLBN-122 genomic window:
- a CDS encoding YihY/virulence factor BrkB family protein — MATHDSSETSTAKAGQAPDPNDARKPGSPKDLNKPSWKYILKRTLREFNKDQCPDLAAALTYYAVLSLFPAILALVSLIGLFGDPQKTTDALLKIVSGFAPAETVNTISGPISELTSAPAAGFTLVIGLVTALWSASGYVGAFGRAMNRVYEVDEGRAFVKLRGTMLAVTLLAVVIVALLAGMLVLSGPVSEAVGGLIGLSGPFLMVWNIAKWPVMIVLIIAIIAVLYYATPNVKQPKFRWMSMGSGIALFVFLIASLGFGFYVGNFGNYNKTYGALGSVIIMLLWLWILNMSLLFGAEFDAEVERGRQLQAGIEAEETLQLPPRDTKKSEKLQQQIEEDIKHGRELREKYASENGQGDGESQDGQFAGQGQNGDGQNGGGQREPHRDRVREKVQHRAGNGETDDGGRPSGRA, encoded by the coding sequence ATGGCCACTCACGACAGCTCCGAGACCAGCACGGCCAAGGCGGGCCAGGCTCCGGATCCAAATGACGCAAGGAAACCCGGCAGCCCCAAGGACCTGAACAAGCCGTCCTGGAAATACATCCTCAAGAGGACCTTGCGGGAGTTTAATAAGGACCAGTGCCCGGACCTCGCGGCGGCACTGACGTATTACGCGGTCCTGTCGCTGTTCCCGGCCATCCTGGCACTTGTGTCCTTGATAGGACTCTTTGGTGACCCGCAGAAGACCACCGACGCGCTCCTGAAAATCGTCAGTGGCTTCGCTCCTGCCGAAACCGTCAATACGATCAGCGGCCCGATCTCTGAACTGACCAGTGCCCCCGCGGCCGGGTTCACCCTGGTAATCGGCCTTGTCACCGCCCTGTGGTCCGCATCCGGCTACGTGGGTGCCTTCGGCCGGGCCATGAACCGGGTTTACGAGGTGGATGAGGGGCGCGCCTTCGTGAAGCTCCGCGGCACCATGCTGGCCGTCACGCTCCTCGCCGTGGTCATCGTGGCGCTGTTGGCCGGCATGCTGGTCCTCAGTGGCCCGGTATCCGAGGCGGTGGGCGGCCTGATCGGCCTCAGCGGTCCCTTCCTCATGGTCTGGAACATCGCCAAGTGGCCGGTCATGATCGTCCTGATCATCGCCATCATTGCCGTCCTGTACTACGCCACGCCCAACGTCAAGCAGCCTAAATTCCGCTGGATGAGCATGGGTTCCGGGATCGCGCTGTTCGTGTTCCTGATCGCATCGCTGGGCTTCGGCTTCTACGTCGGCAACTTCGGCAACTACAACAAGACGTACGGCGCGCTGGGCAGCGTGATCATCATGCTGCTGTGGCTCTGGATCCTGAACATGTCCCTGCTCTTTGGCGCTGAGTTCGACGCCGAAGTGGAGCGCGGCCGTCAACTCCAGGCGGGCATCGAGGCGGAGGAAACCCTCCAGCTGCCGCCACGGGATACCAAGAAGAGCGAAAAGCTGCAGCAGCAGATCGAGGAAGACATCAAGCACGGCCGTGAACTCCGGGAGAAGTACGCCTCGGAGAACGGCCAGGGCGACGGCGAAAGCCAGGACGGGCAGTTTGCCGGCCAAGGGCAGAACGGCGACGGGCAGAACGGCGGCGGTCAACGTGAGCCCCACCGCGACCGTGTCCGCGAGAAGGTCCAGCACCGTGCGGGCAACGGAGAAACCGACGACGGCGGCCGGCCAAGTGGGAGGGCTTAG
- a CDS encoding DUF3618 domain-containing protein has translation MSENPDVIRADIEATRARLGTNVDAVADKVTPSNIVHRQTDKVKDAVTGVKEKIMGAADTATTKVHDTTSTGAGHTTNAMHSAGDSLHQAQDTVSAKLSDAGQAVSAAPDQVKAKTAGNPLAAGLIAFGAGMLVSSLIPASQKEREAADQLKTAAQPLATQVTDAAKNMAQDLKEPAQEAMENVKATATDAAQNVKAEGQTAAADVKDRATDAKDNVQNT, from the coding sequence CAGACATAGAAGCCACCCGGGCACGGCTGGGCACCAACGTGGACGCCGTAGCGGACAAAGTCACCCCGTCCAACATCGTCCACCGCCAAACCGACAAAGTAAAAGACGCCGTGACCGGGGTGAAGGAGAAAATCATGGGAGCAGCAGACACCGCCACCACCAAGGTCCACGACACCACCTCCACCGGCGCCGGACACACCACCAACGCCATGCACTCCGCCGGCGACAGCCTGCACCAGGCACAGGACACCGTCTCGGCCAAACTCAGCGACGCCGGCCAGGCCGTCTCCGCAGCCCCGGACCAAGTCAAAGCCAAAACCGCCGGCAACCCCCTGGCCGCCGGGCTGATCGCGTTCGGCGCCGGCATGCTGGTCTCCTCGCTGATCCCGGCAAGCCAGAAGGAACGCGAAGCCGCGGACCAACTCAAAACCGCAGCCCAGCCCCTGGCCACCCAGGTCACCGACGCCGCCAAGAACATGGCCCAGGACCTGAAGGAACCAGCCCAGGAAGCCATGGAAAACGTCAAGGCAACCGCCACCGACGCCGCCCAAAACGTCAAAGCCGAAGGCCAAACGGCCGCAGCCGACGTCAAGGACCGCGCCACCGACGCCAAAGACAACGTCCAAAACACCTAA